The following are encoded together in the Pseudomonas maumuensis genome:
- a CDS encoding carbohydrate ABC transporter permease produces the protein MISPVDKPALNLSRIAIHAVLLLAVLLYLVPLVVMLLTSFKTPEDIGSGNLLSWPAAFTGIGWAKAWATVNGYFLNSILITVPAVLISTAIGALNGYVLSMWRFRGSQLFFGLLLFGCFLPFQTVLLPASFTLGKLGLASTTSGLVLVHVVYGLAFTTLFFRNYYVSIPEALVKAARLDGAGFFTIFGRIILPMSTPIIMVCLIWQFTQIWNDFLFGVVFSSGDSQPITVALNNLVNTSTGAKEYNVDMAAAMIAGLPTLLVYVIAGKYFVRGLTAGAVKG, from the coding sequence ATGATTAGTCCTGTCGACAAACCCGCGCTGAACCTCAGCCGCATCGCCATCCACGCGGTGCTGCTGCTGGCGGTGCTGCTGTACCTGGTGCCGCTGGTGGTCATGCTGCTGACCAGCTTCAAGACCCCCGAGGACATCGGCAGCGGCAACCTGCTGAGCTGGCCGGCGGCGTTCACTGGCATCGGCTGGGCCAAGGCCTGGGCCACGGTCAACGGCTACTTCCTCAACTCGATCCTGATCACCGTGCCGGCGGTGCTGATCTCCACGGCCATCGGCGCGCTCAACGGCTACGTGCTGTCGATGTGGCGCTTCCGTGGCTCGCAGCTGTTCTTCGGCCTGCTGCTGTTCGGCTGCTTCCTGCCGTTCCAGACCGTGCTGCTGCCGGCCTCGTTCACCCTCGGCAAGCTGGGCCTGGCCAGCACCACCAGCGGCCTGGTGCTGGTGCATGTGGTGTACGGCCTGGCCTTCACCACATTGTTCTTCCGCAACTACTACGTGAGCATCCCCGAGGCGCTGGTCAAGGCCGCGCGCCTGGACGGCGCCGGGTTCTTCACCATCTTCGGGCGGATCATCCTGCCGATGTCGACGCCGATCATCATGGTCTGCCTGATCTGGCAGTTCACCCAGATCTGGAACGACTTCCTGTTCGGCGTGGTGTTCTCCAGCGGCGACTCGCAACCGATCACCGTGGCCCTGAACAACCTGGTCAACACCAGCACCGGGGCCAAGGAATATAACGTCGACATGGCCGCGGCGATGATCGCCGGGCTGCCGACGCTGCTGGTCTACGTGATTGCGGGCAAGTATTTCGTGCGCGGGCTGACCGCCGGCGCGGTCAAGGGGTAA
- a CDS encoding ABC transporter ATP-binding protein, with the protein MATLELRNVHKTYGAGLPDTLKDIQLAIKDGEFLILVGPSGCGKSTLMNCIAGLESISGGAILIDDEDVSGMSPKDRDIAMVFQSYALYPTMNVRDNIAFGLKIRKMSQAAIDEEVARVAKLLQIEHLLGRKPGQLSGGQQQRVAMGRALARRPKIYLFDEPLSNLDAKLRVEMRTEIKLMHQRLKTTTVYVTHDQIEAMTLGDKVAVMKDGIIQQFGTPQQIYNDPANLFVASFIGSPPMNFIPVRLMKQDGRVLALLDSGQARCELPLGVAADEVEGREIILGVRPEQISLGAAEGNGMPAIRAEVQVTEPTGPDLLVFVTLNQTKVCCRLAPDVACRVGDSLNLQFDPARVLLFDADSGERLDLAANSTAIKDNVTRFKGR; encoded by the coding sequence ATGGCAACACTCGAACTTCGCAATGTGCACAAGACCTATGGCGCGGGCCTGCCGGACACGCTCAAGGACATCCAGCTGGCGATCAAGGACGGCGAGTTCCTGATCCTGGTCGGGCCCTCGGGCTGCGGCAAGTCGACGCTGATGAACTGCATCGCCGGCCTGGAAAGCATCAGCGGCGGGGCGATCCTCATCGACGACGAGGATGTCAGCGGCATGAGCCCCAAGGATCGCGACATCGCCATGGTGTTCCAGTCCTACGCGCTGTACCCGACCATGAACGTGCGCGACAACATCGCCTTTGGCCTGAAGATCCGCAAGATGTCCCAGGCCGCCATCGACGAGGAGGTGGCGCGGGTCGCCAAGCTGTTGCAGATCGAGCACCTGCTGGGGCGCAAGCCCGGGCAGCTGTCCGGCGGCCAGCAGCAGCGCGTGGCCATGGGCCGGGCGCTGGCGCGGCGGCCGAAGATCTACCTGTTCGATGAACCGCTGTCGAACCTCGACGCCAAGCTGCGGGTGGAGATGCGCACCGAGATCAAGCTGATGCACCAGCGCCTGAAGACCACCACGGTGTATGTCACCCATGACCAGATCGAGGCCATGACCCTGGGCGACAAGGTGGCGGTGATGAAGGACGGCATCATCCAGCAGTTCGGCACCCCGCAGCAGATCTACAACGACCCGGCCAACCTGTTCGTCGCCAGTTTCATCGGCTCGCCGCCGATGAATTTCATCCCCGTGCGCCTGATGAAGCAGGACGGGCGGGTGCTGGCGCTGCTCGACAGCGGCCAGGCGCGCTGCGAGCTGCCGCTGGGCGTGGCGGCGGACGAGGTGGAAGGGCGCGAGATCATTCTCGGCGTGCGTCCTGAACAAATCTCGCTGGGCGCCGCCGAGGGCAACGGCATGCCCGCTATTCGCGCCGAAGTACAGGTCACCGAGCCCACCGGCCCGGACCTGCTGGTGTTCGTCACCCTCAACCAGACCAAGGTCTGCTGCCGCCTGGCACCGGATGTGGCGTGCCGGGTCGGCGACAGCCTCAACCTGCAGTTCGACCCGGCGCGGGTGCTGCTGTTCGACGCAGACAGCGGCGAACGCCTCGACCTCGCCGCCAATAGCACTGCCATCAAGGACAACGTGACTCGCTTCAAAGGCCGTTGA
- a CDS encoding ATP-binding protein gives MSARPDERRWRLLPRSLLGRMLLLTLLVVLLAQGLSSVIWVAQLRASQLQGLRASASSLAHSMSASVSYFRSLPVAYRPMVLDQLRSMGGTRFFVSLNVKPLEMPVLPITPRKQAVIDVFQEVLHERLGQQMEISVEFVSPDDLRIFNSGLKLDELPRSWAHYSLTLEPLNPPVLVTQIRLGEGEWLYIASLLPEPYTSLEAERLPRQQIGFIALTTVLLLLFIGLLVHWQSRPLKRLARAAREMSLGADVAPVAEGGGSEVVEVGRAFNSMRERISRYLTERSQLFSAISHDLRTPITRLRLRVELLEDEKLQAKFSRDLDELELLVKGALQCVKDTDIHENIEPIDLNQVLEMLAEPYLGDGRITLEGRALAPYPGKSLALRRCIGNLIDNAIKYGERAHLRILDSAESFVLQVDDQGPGVPEQRLEQVFEPHFRLAGQQQGYGLGLGIARNIAHSHGGEVSLLNLREGGLRVTLYLPRTAE, from the coding sequence ATGTCTGCCCGGCCTGACGAGCGTCGCTGGCGCCTGCTGCCGCGCTCGCTGCTGGGGCGCATGCTGCTGCTTACCTTGCTGGTGGTGTTGCTGGCCCAGGGCCTGTCCAGCGTGATCTGGGTCGCGCAGCTGCGCGCCAGCCAGCTGCAGGGCCTGCGCGCCAGCGCCAGCAGCCTCGCGCATTCGATGAGTGCCAGTGTCAGCTACTTCCGCTCGTTGCCGGTGGCCTATCGGCCCATGGTGCTGGACCAGTTGCGCAGCATGGGCGGCACGCGCTTCTTCGTCTCGCTCAACGTCAAGCCGCTGGAAATGCCGGTGTTGCCGATCACCCCGCGCAAGCAGGCGGTGATCGACGTGTTCCAGGAGGTGTTGCACGAGCGTCTTGGCCAGCAGATGGAGATCTCCGTGGAGTTCGTCAGCCCTGACGATCTGCGCATCTTCAACAGCGGCCTGAAGCTTGATGAGCTGCCCCGCTCCTGGGCGCACTATTCGTTGACCCTCGAGCCGCTCAATCCGCCGGTGCTGGTGACCCAGATCCGCCTCGGCGAAGGCGAGTGGCTGTACATCGCCTCGCTGCTGCCCGAGCCCTACACCAGCCTCGAAGCCGAACGCCTGCCGCGTCAGCAGATCGGCTTCATTGCCCTGACTACCGTGTTGTTGCTGCTGTTCATCGGCCTGCTGGTGCATTGGCAGAGCCGGCCGCTCAAGCGCCTGGCACGGGCGGCGCGGGAAATGTCGCTGGGCGCCGACGTGGCCCCGGTGGCCGAGGGCGGCGGTAGCGAGGTGGTCGAGGTGGGGCGGGCGTTCAACAGCATGCGCGAACGGATCAGTCGCTACCTGACCGAACGCTCCCAGCTGTTCAGCGCCATTTCCCACGACCTGCGCACTCCGATCACGCGCCTGCGCCTGCGGGTCGAACTGCTCGAGGACGAGAAGCTGCAAGCGAAGTTCAGTCGCGACCTCGACGAGCTGGAGTTGCTGGTCAAGGGCGCGCTGCAATGCGTCAAGGACACCGACATTCACGAGAACATCGAGCCGATCGATCTCAACCAGGTGCTGGAGATGCTCGCCGAACCTTACCTCGGCGATGGGCGCATCACCCTCGAGGGGCGGGCGTTGGCGCCGTACCCCGGCAAGTCGCTGGCCCTGCGCCGCTGCATCGGCAACCTGATCGACAACGCCATCAAGTATGGCGAGCGGGCTCACCTGCGGATCCTCGACAGTGCCGAGAGCTTCGTCCTGCAGGTGGACGACCAGGGGCCGGGGGTGCCGGAACAACGGCTGGAACAGGTGTTCGAGCCGCACTTCCGCCTGGCCGGGCAGCAGCAGGGGTATGGGCTGGGGCTGGGCATAGCGCGCAACATCGCCCATAGCCATGGCGGCGAGGTGAGCCTGTTGAACCTGCGCGAGGGTGGGTTGCGGGTGACCTTGTACCTGCCGCGTACAGCCGAATGA
- a CDS encoding D-mannose isomerase — protein sequence MANRWIDSPTHHAWLDAEALRLLAFARASRLPQGFGNLDDEGRLPRCALAETMNTARMTHSFALAHIQGVPGCRELVEHGVGALQGPLRDQEHDGWYAQPEGHGDTGKAAYLHAFVVLAASSAVVAGISQASALLEAVTQVIDQRFWCEEEGALRESFSRDWQQAEAYRGANSNMHGVEAFLALADVTGDTRWLLRAQRIVERLILTRAAADGMRVTEHFDAQWQALPDYNRENPADGFRPYGTTPGHAFEWARLVLHLEAALQRAQLPAPESLLPAARGLFDSACRHAWQADGALGLVYTLDWHNRPVVRERLHWVHAEACATAAALLRRTGEAQYEHWYRCFWDFIASHFIDRAHGSWHHELDPALLPSARIWGGKPDLYHAYQALLLPRLPLAPSLATALAL from the coding sequence ATGGCCAACCGCTGGATCGACTCCCCGACACACCATGCCTGGCTCGACGCCGAGGCCCTGCGCCTGCTCGCCTTCGCCAGGGCCTCGCGCCTGCCCCAGGGGTTCGGCAACCTCGATGACGAAGGCCGCCTGCCCCGTTGCGCCCTGGCCGAGACCATGAACACCGCGCGCATGACCCACAGCTTTGCCCTGGCGCATATCCAGGGCGTTCCGGGTTGCCGCGAGCTGGTCGAGCATGGCGTCGGCGCCCTGCAAGGCCCGTTGCGCGACCAGGAGCATGACGGCTGGTACGCGCAGCCCGAAGGTCATGGTGACACTGGCAAGGCCGCCTACCTGCACGCCTTTGTCGTCCTCGCCGCCAGCTCGGCGGTGGTGGCGGGCATCAGCCAGGCATCGGCGTTGCTGGAGGCGGTGACCCAGGTTATCGATCAGCGCTTCTGGTGCGAAGAGGAGGGTGCCCTGCGCGAGTCGTTCTCCCGCGACTGGCAACAGGCGGAGGCCTACCGGGGTGCCAACAGCAACATGCATGGCGTCGAGGCGTTCCTCGCCCTGGCCGACGTGACCGGCGATACCCGGTGGTTGCTGCGCGCTCAACGGATCGTCGAGCGCTTGATCCTGACCCGCGCCGCTGCCGACGGTATGCGCGTCACGGAGCATTTCGATGCGCAGTGGCAGGCGCTCCCCGACTACAACCGCGAAAACCCCGCCGATGGCTTCCGTCCTTACGGGACCACGCCCGGCCACGCCTTCGAATGGGCGCGTCTGGTGCTGCACCTGGAGGCGGCCCTGCAAAGGGCGCAACTGCCCGCGCCAGAGTCCTTGCTGCCAGCCGCCCGGGGCTTGTTCGACAGCGCCTGCCGCCACGCCTGGCAGGCCGATGGCGCGTTAGGCCTGGTCTACACCCTGGATTGGCATAACCGCCCGGTGGTGCGCGAGCGCCTGCACTGGGTGCATGCCGAGGCCTGTGCCACTGCCGCGGCGTTGTTGCGACGTACCGGTGAAGCCCAGTACGAACACTGGTACCGCTGTTTCTGGGACTTCATCGCCAGTCACTTCATCGACCGTGCCCACGGCAGCTGGCACCACGAACTCGACCCGGCGCTGCTGCCCAGCGCGCGCATCTGGGGCGGCAAGCCCGACCTCTACCACGCCTACCAGGCCCTGCTGCTGCCGCGCCTGCCGCTGGCGCCGAGCCTGGCCACGGCCCTGGCTTTGTAA
- a CDS encoding glucokinase, which yields MKDLLVGDIGGTNARFALWRGNQLQAVQVLATADYTSPEQAIEAYLADQGIARGGLAAVCLAVAGPVDGDEFRFTNNHWRLSRSAFCQTLQVDRLLLINDFSAMALGMTRLRAGECREVCAGQADPSRPALVIGPGTGLGVGSLLRHGEHWLALPGEGGHVDLPVGNAREAAIHQEIHRQIGHVSAETVLSGGGLVRLYQAICALDGATPTHKTPAQITDAALANEPRALAVVEQFCRFLGRVAGNNVLTLGARGGVYIVGGVIPRFAELFLRSGFAASFADKGCMSGYFAGVPVWLVTAEFSGLLGAGVALQQSLGD from the coding sequence GTGAAAGACCTGCTGGTTGGCGACATTGGTGGTACCAATGCACGTTTTGCCCTGTGGCGCGGTAACCAGTTGCAGGCGGTCCAGGTGCTGGCCACCGCCGACTACACCAGCCCCGAACAGGCCATCGAGGCCTATCTGGCCGACCAGGGCATTGCCCGTGGCGGCTTGGCGGCGGTGTGCCTGGCAGTGGCAGGTCCGGTGGACGGTGACGAATTCCGCTTTACCAACAACCACTGGCGCCTGAGCCGCAGCGCGTTCTGCCAGACGCTGCAGGTCGATCGCCTGTTGTTGATCAACGACTTTTCCGCGATGGCGCTGGGCATGACCCGCCTGCGCGCTGGCGAATGCCGTGAGGTCTGCGCAGGTCAGGCCGATCCATCGCGCCCGGCGCTGGTGATCGGCCCCGGCACCGGGCTCGGCGTGGGCAGCCTGCTGCGCCACGGTGAGCACTGGCTGGCGCTGCCGGGGGAGGGCGGGCATGTCGACCTGCCGGTGGGCAATGCCCGCGAAGCGGCGATTCATCAGGAAATCCATCGGCAGATCGGCCATGTCAGTGCCGAGACCGTACTCAGTGGCGGTGGGTTGGTGCGCTTGTACCAGGCCATCTGTGCGCTCGATGGTGCAACGCCGACGCACAAGACCCCGGCGCAGATCACCGACGCGGCGCTGGCCAACGAGCCACGGGCGCTGGCGGTGGTCGAGCAGTTTTGCCGGTTCCTCGGCCGGGTGGCGGGCAACAATGTGCTCACCCTCGGCGCGCGGGGGGGCGTCTACATTGTCGGTGGCGTGATTCCACGTTTCGCCGAGCTGTTCCTGCGCAGCGGCTTTGCCGCGAGCTTCGCCGACAAGGGCTGCATGAGTGGTTACTTCGCCGGGGTGCCGGTATGGCTGGTGACGGCGGAGTTTTCCGGGTTGCTGGGGGCCGGGGTGGCCTTGCAGCAGTCACTGGGCGACTGA
- a CDS encoding carbohydrate ABC transporter permease encodes MTTATARLRASPLDALQRWLPKLVLAPSMFIVLVGFYGYILWTFVLSFTTSTFLPTYKWAGLAQYARLFDNDRWWVASKNLLLFGGLFIGITLAIGVFLAVLLDQRIRREGFIRTIYLYPMALSMIVTGTAWKWLLNPGMGLDKLLRDWGWEGFRLDWLIDPDRVVYCLVIAAVWQASGFIMAMFLAGLRGVDQSIIRAAQLDGASLPRIYWTVVLPSLRPVFFSSLMILAHIAIKSFDLVAAMTAGGPGYSSDLPAMFMYSFTFSRGQMGMGSASAILMLGAILAIIVPYLYSELRGKRHD; translated from the coding sequence ATGACTACAGCAACCGCCCGCCTGCGGGCCTCACCCCTGGATGCGCTGCAGCGCTGGCTGCCGAAGCTGGTGCTGGCGCCGAGCATGTTCATCGTCCTGGTGGGCTTCTACGGCTACATCCTGTGGACCTTTGTCCTCTCGTTCACCACCTCGACCTTCCTGCCTACCTACAAGTGGGCGGGCCTGGCGCAGTACGCCCGGCTGTTCGACAACGACCGCTGGTGGGTGGCGAGCAAGAACCTGCTGCTGTTCGGCGGGCTGTTCATCGGCATCACCCTGGCCATCGGCGTGTTCCTTGCGGTGCTGCTCGACCAGCGCATCCGCCGCGAAGGCTTCATCCGCACCATCTACCTGTACCCCATGGCGCTGTCGATGATCGTTACCGGTACCGCCTGGAAGTGGCTGCTCAACCCCGGCATGGGCCTGGACAAGCTGCTGCGTGACTGGGGCTGGGAAGGCTTTCGCCTGGACTGGCTGATCGATCCCGACCGCGTGGTCTATTGCCTGGTGATCGCTGCCGTGTGGCAGGCCTCGGGCTTCATCATGGCGATGTTCCTCGCCGGCCTGCGCGGCGTCGACCAGTCGATCATCCGCGCCGCCCAGCTCGATGGCGCCAGCCTGCCGCGCATCTACTGGACCGTGGTGCTGCCCAGCCTGCGCCCGGTGTTCTTCAGCTCGCTGATGATCCTCGCGCACATCGCGATCAAGAGCTTCGACCTGGTGGCGGCGATGACCGCGGGCGGGCCGGGCTACTCCTCGGACCTGCCAGCGATGTTCATGTACTCGTTCACCTTCAGCCGTGGGCAGATGGGCATGGGCTCGGCCAGCGCCATCCTCATGCTGGGCGCGATCCTGGCGATCATCGTCCCCTACCTGTACTCCGAACTGCGGGGCAAACGCCATGATTAG
- a CDS encoding response regulator, protein MVDDDQDIRELLQTYLARCGLQVHAEPDGQGFRRALDANPYDLVILDVMLPDEDGFSLCRWVRQHPRQARVPIIMLTASSDEADRVIGLELGADDYLGKPFSPRELQARIKALLRRADFGQAAPTSAVLAFDDWRLDTISHRLFHRDGEEVILSGADFALLKLFLDHPQQILDRDTIGNATRGREPMPLDRIVDMAVSRLRQRLRDTEKPPRLIRTVRGSGYLLAANVCPA, encoded by the coding sequence ATGGTCGACGACGACCAGGACATCCGTGAACTGCTGCAGACCTACCTCGCCCGCTGCGGCCTGCAGGTGCATGCCGAACCTGACGGCCAGGGCTTTCGCCGCGCCCTGGACGCCAACCCCTACGACCTGGTGATCCTCGACGTGATGCTGCCCGACGAAGACGGCTTCAGCCTGTGTCGCTGGGTTCGTCAGCACCCACGCCAGGCGCGGGTGCCGATCATCATGCTCACCGCCAGTTCCGACGAAGCCGACCGGGTCATCGGCCTGGAACTGGGCGCCGACGACTACCTCGGCAAACCCTTCAGCCCACGAGAACTGCAGGCGCGGATCAAGGCCTTGTTGCGTCGTGCCGATTTCGGCCAGGCGGCACCGACGAGTGCGGTGCTGGCCTTCGATGACTGGCGGCTGGACACGATCAGCCACCGCCTGTTCCACCGCGACGGCGAAGAGGTGATCCTCTCCGGCGCCGACTTCGCCCTGCTCAAACTGTTTCTCGATCACCCGCAGCAGATCCTCGACCGCGACACCATCGGCAACGCCACCCGTGGCCGCGAGCCGATGCCGCTGGACCGTATCGTCGACATGGCGGTCAGCCGCCTGCGCCAGCGCCTGCGCGACACGGAAAAACCACCCCGGCTGATCCGCACCGTACGCGGCAGCGGCTACCTGCTGGCGGCCAATGTCTGCCCGGCCTGA
- a CDS encoding ABC transporter substrate-binding protein: protein MHPTLRLAAAISFASLFSLSAQAADAKGSVEVVHWWTSGGEKAAVDVLKAQVEKDGFTWKDGAVAGGGGATAMTVLKSRAVAGNPPGVAQIKGPDIQDWAATGLLDPDVLKDVAKDEKWDGLLDKKVADTVKYDGDYVAVPVNIHRINWLWINPEVFKKAGIDKAPTTLDEFYAAADKLKAAGFIPLAHGGQPWQDSTVFESVVLSVMGVEGYKKALVELDEKALTGPEMVKALTELKKVATYMDPDGKGQDWNLEAAKVINGKAGMQIMGDWAKSEWTLAKKTAGKDYQCVAFPGTDQAFLYNIDSLVVFKQKDKGTAAGQQDIARKVLGEDFQKVFSINKGSIPVRNDMLADMGKYGFDSCAQTAAKDFLADAKSGGLQPSMAHNMATTLAVQGAFFDVVTNYINDPKADPADAAKKLAAAVNAAK, encoded by the coding sequence ATGCATCCGACGCTTCGTCTCGCCGCCGCGATCTCCTTCGCCTCCCTGTTCTCCCTCAGTGCCCAGGCCGCCGATGCCAAAGGCAGCGTGGAAGTCGTCCATTGGTGGACCTCCGGCGGCGAGAAGGCCGCGGTCGACGTGCTCAAGGCCCAGGTCGAGAAGGACGGCTTCACTTGGAAGGACGGCGCCGTGGCTGGCGGCGGTGGTGCCACTGCCATGACCGTGCTCAAGAGCCGCGCCGTGGCCGGCAACCCGCCCGGGGTCGCGCAGATCAAGGGCCCGGATATCCAGGACTGGGCCGCTACCGGGTTGCTCGATCCCGACGTGCTCAAGGACGTGGCCAAGGACGAGAAGTGGGACGGCCTGCTCGACAAGAAGGTCGCCGACACCGTCAAGTACGACGGCGATTATGTGGCCGTGCCGGTGAACATCCACCGTATCAACTGGCTGTGGATCAACCCTGAGGTGTTCAAGAAGGCCGGCATCGACAAGGCGCCGACCACCCTCGACGAATTCTACGCCGCCGCCGACAAGCTCAAGGCCGCCGGTTTCATCCCGCTCGCCCACGGTGGCCAGCCCTGGCAGGACAGCACCGTGTTTGAGAGCGTGGTGCTCTCGGTGATGGGCGTCGAGGGCTACAAGAAGGCCCTGGTCGAGCTGGACGAAAAAGCCCTGACCGGCCCCGAGATGGTCAAGGCGCTCACCGAGCTGAAGAAGGTCGCCACCTACATGGACCCGGACGGCAAGGGCCAGGACTGGAACCTTGAAGCGGCCAAGGTCATCAACGGCAAGGCCGGCATGCAGATCATGGGCGACTGGGCCAAGAGCGAATGGACGCTGGCGAAGAAGACCGCCGGCAAGGACTACCAGTGCGTGGCCTTCCCGGGCACCGACCAGGCCTTCCTCTACAACATCGACTCGCTGGTGGTGTTCAAGCAGAAGGACAAGGGTACCGCGGCAGGCCAGCAGGACATCGCCCGCAAGGTGCTGGGCGAAGACTTCCAGAAGGTCTTCAGCATCAACAAGGGCTCGATCCCGGTGCGTAACGACATGCTTGCCGACATGGGCAAGTACGGCTTCGACAGCTGCGCCCAGACGGCGGCCAAGGACTTCCTGGCCGACGCCAAGTCCGGCGGCCTGCAACCGAGCATGGCGCACAACATGGCCACCACCCTGGCGGTACAGGGGGCGTTCTTCGATGTGGTGACCAACTACATCAACGATCCCAAGGCCGATCCGGCCGACGCGGCGAAGAAGCTGGCCGCAGCCGTCAACGCCGCCAAGTAA
- the edd gene encoding phosphogluconate dehydratase: MHPRILEVTERLIARSRRTRERYLELIRGAASDGPMRGQLQCANFAHGVAGCGGEDKQTLRLMNAANVAIVSAYNDMLSAHQPYQHFPEQIKQALREVGSVGQFAGGVPAMCDGVTQGEPGMELAIASREVIAMSTAIALSHNMFDGALMLGICDKIVPGLMMGALRFGHLPTIFVPGGPMVSGISNKEKADVRQRYAEGKATREQLLESEMKSYHGPGTCTFYGTANTNQLVMEVMGLHLPGASFVNPYTPLRDALTAEAARQVTRMTKASGSFMPIGEIVDEKALVNSIVALHATGGSTNHTLHIPAIAQAAGIQLTWQDMADLSEVVPTLSHVYPNGKADINHFQASGGMAFLIRELLDAGLLHEDVNTVAGHGLRRYTQEPFLEDGRLVWREGPQHSLDESILRPVARPFSAEGGLRVMEGNLGRGVMKVSAVAPEHRVVEAPARVFHDQQSLADAFKAGELERDFVAVVRFQGPRCNGMPELHKLTPFLGVLQDRGFKVALVTDGRMSGASGKIPAAIHVCPEAFDGGPLARVRDGDIVRVDGAAGTLRIMVSAEELADRELPEPPQGNDLGCGRELFGFMRVAFSSAEKGASAFTSGLENLK; the protein is encoded by the coding sequence ATGCATCCGCGCATCCTTGAGGTCACCGAACGGCTGATCGCCCGCAGCCGCCGTACCCGTGAACGCTACCTTGAGCTGATCCGTGGGGCGGCCAGCGACGGACCCATGCGCGGCCAGTTGCAGTGCGCCAACTTCGCCCATGGCGTGGCTGGCTGTGGCGGCGAGGACAAGCAGACCCTGCGCCTGATGAACGCCGCCAACGTGGCTATCGTCTCGGCCTACAACGACATGCTCTCGGCGCACCAGCCGTACCAGCACTTCCCCGAACAGATCAAACAGGCGCTGCGCGAGGTCGGTTCGGTCGGCCAGTTCGCCGGCGGTGTGCCGGCCATGTGCGACGGCGTCACCCAGGGCGAGCCGGGCATGGAGCTGGCCATCGCCAGCCGCGAGGTGATCGCCATGTCCACCGCCATCGCCCTGTCGCACAACATGTTCGATGGCGCGCTGATGCTGGGCATCTGCGACAAGATCGTTCCCGGGCTGATGATGGGCGCCTTGCGTTTCGGCCACCTGCCGACGATCTTCGTGCCGGGCGGGCCGATGGTCTCGGGCATCTCCAACAAGGAAAAGGCCGATGTGCGCCAGCGCTACGCCGAGGGCAAGGCCACCCGCGAGCAGCTGCTCGAATCGGAAATGAAGAGCTACCACGGCCCCGGCACCTGCACTTTCTACGGCACCGCCAACACCAACCAGCTGGTGATGGAGGTCATGGGCCTGCACCTGCCGGGCGCCTCGTTCGTAAACCCCTACACGCCGCTGCGCGATGCCCTCACCGCCGAGGCCGCGCGCCAGGTCACGCGCATGACCAAGGCCAGTGGCAGCTTCATGCCCATTGGCGAGATCGTCGACGAAAAGGCGCTGGTCAACTCGATCGTCGCCCTGCACGCCACCGGCGGCTCGACCAACCACACCCTGCATATCCCGGCCATCGCCCAGGCCGCCGGCATCCAGCTGACCTGGCAGGACATGGCCGACCTGTCCGAGGTGGTGCCGACGCTGTCCCACGTCTATCCCAACGGCAAGGCCGACATCAACCACTTCCAGGCCTCCGGCGGCATGGCGTTCCTGATTCGCGAGCTGCTCGACGCGGGCCTGCTGCACGAGGACGTCAACACCGTGGCCGGGCATGGCCTGCGCCGCTACACCCAGGAGCCGTTCCTCGAGGATGGCCGCCTGGTCTGGCGCGAGGGGCCGCAGCACAGCCTCGACGAAAGCATCCTGCGCCCGGTGGCGCGGCCGTTCTCCGCCGAGGGCGGTTTGCGCGTGATGGAAGGCAACCTTGGCCGTGGTGTGATGAAGGTTTCTGCCGTGGCGCCCGAGCACCGGGTGGTCGAGGCGCCCGCCCGGGTGTTCCACGACCAGCAGTCGCTGGCCGATGCGTTCAAGGCCGGCGAGCTGGAGCGCGACTTCGTCGCCGTGGTGCGCTTCCAGGGGCCGCGCTGCAACGGCATGCCCGAGCTGCACAAGCTGACGCCGTTCCTCGGCGTGCTGCAGGATCGCGGCTTCAAGGTGGCGCTGGTCACCGACGGGCGTATGTCAGGCGCCTCGGGCAAGATCCCGGCGGCCATCCACGTCTGCCCGGAGGCTTTTGATGGTGGCCCGCTGGCGCGGGTGCGCGATGGTGATATCGTGCGCGTCGATGGTGCCGCAGGCACGCTGCGGATCATGGTCTCGGCCGAGGAGCTGGCCGACCGTGAGCTGCCCGAGCCGCCGCAAGGCAACGACCTGGGCTGCGGGCGCGAGCTGTTCGGTTTCATGCGCGTGGCGTTCAGCTCGGCGGAAAAGGGCGCGAGTGCCTTCACCTCTGGCCTGGAGAATCTCAAGTGA